One window of the Eucalyptus grandis isolate ANBG69807.140 chromosome 8, ASM1654582v1, whole genome shotgun sequence genome contains the following:
- the LOC120286980 gene encoding nudix hydrolase 10-like has protein sequence MTSPLVATVEEAEVGGYGWRRKRGEVKEREDFLVVGLSTSIADMGLAPRVPSPQLDTKSIGATSALRQGMAGNNNSGIQQIQLLNWHEDSTGGVTVVMKERMDAGCLCPLASELQYQPGNNRGRRLCASNCSLNVQISLEGFRYHHSEASYSVFVPWLPLTPNLIPVNASHGVLVVPENSGRFKGMETSYWSCYEDEDICHAVARVAKEETGVDTKFVEVLYFRQDHKSFFPKSDLSFLCVLQPQSSSIEEQNLEVRAAQDADFDMINMSSQ, from the exons ATGACTTCGCCGCTGGTGGCAACGGTGGAGGAGGCGGAGGTCGGCGGCTAtggatggaggaggaagagaggagaggtgaaggagagagaagattttcTCGTGGTCGGCCTGTCCACGTCAATCGCTGACATGG GTTTAGCTCCTAGAGTGCCATCTCCCCAGTTAGATACGAAGTCCATCGGTGCAACATCAGCTTTGAGGCAAGGCATGGCTGGGAATAACAATAGTGGGATCCAGCAGATTCAACTGCTCAATTGGCATGAGGATTCAACTGGAGGAGTCACTGTGGTGATGAAGGAGCGTATGGATGCTGGGTGTCTTTGCCCGTTGGCTTCTGAGCTTCAATATCAACCTGGAAACAACAG GGGAAGAAGGTTGTGTGCATCAAATTGCTCGCTCAATGTTCAAATCTCGTTG GAAGGATTTAGGTACCACCATTCTGAAGCGAGTTACTCAGTGTTTGTCCCCTGGCTTCCTTTGACCCCCAATCTTATTCCTGTGAATGCTTCCCATGGG GTGCTTGTTGTCCCAGAGAATAGTGGAAGGTTTAAAGGCATGGAAACTTCCTACTGGAGTTGTTATGAG GATGAAGATATATGCCATGCAGTTGCTAGAGTAGCGAAGGAAGAGACAGGA GTAGACACTAAATTCGTTGAAGTCCTCTATTTCAG GCAAGACCACAAATCATTCTTCCCAAAATCAGATTTGTCCTTCCTTTGTGTGCTTCAGCCACAATCATCTTCTATCGAGGAACAGAATCTAGAGGTCAGGGCGGCCCAG GATGCCGATTTTGATATGATAAACATGTCAAGTCAGTAG
- the LOC108954351 gene encoding nudix hydrolase 7-like, giving the protein MDVEKTSHRVFVLSYFATSYAECLVQVFTVTVSADSWSSASVDEQDRTANSEDQEILGREDAGCDGVEVEIPELTDTQNFINKLRASISKWRELSEKRRGVWIKVPIEHAHLVESPVTVLVVTEKGGKFKGTGIWNLLTGLVNEGEDVFATAIREVKEKRGISDPCIRWALF; this is encoded by the exons ATGGATGTGGAGAAGACCTCCCATAGAG TATTTGTCCTCTCATATTTTGCCACCTCTTATGCTGAATGTTTGGTCCAAGTGTTCACAGTTACAGTCAGTGCTGATAGTTGGTCTTCTGCT TCAGTAGACGAGCAAGATAGGACTGCAAATAGTGAGGATCAAGAAATCCTTGGTCGGGAAGATGCTGGCTGTGATGGAGTTGAAGTTGAAATCCCAGAGCTTACGGATACTCAGAACTTCATCAATAAGCTCAGGGCTTCAATTTCCAAATGGAGAGAATTG TCAGAGAAGAGGAGAGGCGTGTGGATTAAAGTGCCCATTGAGCATGCACACCTTGTCGAGTCACCAGTTACG gTGCTTGTGGTTACGGAGAAAGGCGGGAAATTCAAAGGCACAGGCATCTGGAACCTCCTGACTGGACTTGTCAATGAG GGTGAGGATGTATTTGCTACAGCTATCagagaagtgaaagaaaagagaggaataaGCGATCCTTGCATCCGATGGGCATTGTTTTAA